From the genome of Streptomyces sp. V1I1, one region includes:
- a CDS encoding PRC-barrel domain-containing protein: MTERIWEYQPRSGYDLGIDLVGFKVEATDGHIGKIDKQSDEVGSAHIVVDIGMWIFGKHVLLPAGTVTRIDQAEETVYLNRTKDQIKDAPEFEQAKYSGDASYLEHFARYYGQPHM, translated from the coding sequence GTGACTGAACGCATCTGGGAGTACCAGCCCAGGTCGGGGTATGACCTGGGGATTGACCTGGTTGGTTTCAAGGTCGAGGCGACCGACGGCCACATCGGCAAGATCGACAAGCAGTCTGACGAGGTCGGTTCCGCCCACATTGTCGTCGACATCGGAATGTGGATCTTCGGCAAGCATGTGTTGCTCCCGGCCGGGACGGTCACCCGTATTGACCAGGCTGAGGAAACGGTCTACCTCAACCGCACCAAGGACCAAATCAAGGACGCTCCCGAGTTCGAGCAGGCAAAGTACTCGGGCGACGCCAGCTACCTCGAGCACTTCGCCAGGTACTACGGGCAGCCCCATATGTGA
- a CDS encoding WhiB family transcriptional regulator, whose amino-acid sequence MRRPPGHRAGDHLRQQARQHPSSPTRAPASSAATPTPTPTATATCTWSARAERRRERPPRPVPAVHRRRALPGPDTDPDWWTSDDTNDRAAAQLACLRCPNREACLAWAIDHPTDAGDAICAHRSQGQSA is encoded by the coding sequence GTGCGCCGACCGCCCGGCCACCGCGCTGGAGACCATCTCCGCCAGCAGGCACGACAACACCCCTCATCGCCGACCAGAGCGCCGGCGAGCTCGGCGGCGACGCCCACACCCACGCCGACCGCAACGGCGACATGCACGTGGTCCGCCCGAGCGGAGCGACGTCGTGAGCGCCCGCCTCGCCCCGTACCCGCAGTTCACCGGCGCCGAGCCCTGCCAGGCCCGGACACCGACCCCGACTGGTGGACCAGCGACGACACGAACGACCGAGCCGCTGCCCAACTGGCCTGCCTGCGCTGCCCGAACCGCGAGGCCTGCCTGGCCTGGGCCATCGACCACCCGACCGACGCCGGCGACGCCATCTGCGCTCACCGGTCCCAGGGCCAGTCGGCGTAG